The following are encoded in a window of Pseudomonas multiresinivorans genomic DNA:
- a CDS encoding MalM family protein, with protein sequence MGRLTLLISCIAAAGLSASVQAASGRYLSWIDDSGQVHNTFVDDSYAKQQRQADRRIDQSDRARLIDVSATQWPGSRPAGESKRRYFTWVDAQGNLQNSFYAAGQVAPGRADYVLPNGDHSSEYIDAESYEDRGFVRSENGSPYFTWVDDKGQVRNSPITAEQRGETFRRGEQGGSQIAFTEGRQIDLKTRPSNLPGLDGAGEQTDAMKALLKGSGKTLDDLYVDLQRRCCDQMGEGDFTELSAEEPRYEELNKFSPSFDFPMGKSYYVAMKLPSSQRVYGLRVRSFANHQVVYPSLLFLDEQKRPTRLVSDAVYKLNPETWYRYAFIEGTIPVRANQGERYVLLLTTDEDRSLQTLDNKPYKRPLENLAVNEAGMKVREHGDQGGFELAVVR encoded by the coding sequence ATGGGCAGGCTGACCCTCCTGATCTCCTGCATCGCCGCCGCTGGCCTCAGCGCGTCGGTGCAGGCCGCCAGTGGCCGCTACCTGTCGTGGATCGACGACAGCGGCCAGGTGCACAACACCTTCGTCGATGACAGCTATGCCAAACAGCAACGCCAGGCGGACAGGCGCATCGACCAGAGCGACCGAGCGCGGTTGATCGACGTCAGCGCTACCCAGTGGCCGGGAAGCCGGCCAGCGGGGGAGAGCAAAAGGCGCTATTTCACCTGGGTCGATGCCCAGGGCAACCTGCAGAACAGCTTCTACGCCGCCGGCCAGGTCGCGCCCGGCCGTGCCGACTATGTGCTGCCCAACGGCGACCATTCCTCCGAGTACATCGATGCCGAGTCCTATGAGGACCGCGGCTTCGTCCGCAGCGAGAACGGCAGCCCGTACTTCACCTGGGTCGACGACAAGGGCCAGGTGCGCAACTCGCCGATCACTGCGGAGCAACGCGGCGAAACCTTCCGTCGTGGCGAGCAGGGCGGCAGCCAGATCGCTTTCACCGAAGGCCGCCAGATCGACCTGAAAACACGCCCGAGCAACTTGCCGGGGCTCGATGGCGCAGGCGAGCAGACCGACGCCATGAAGGCACTGCTCAAGGGCAGCGGCAAGACCCTGGACGATCTCTACGTCGACCTGCAGCGGCGCTGCTGCGACCAGATGGGCGAAGGGGATTTCACCGAGCTGTCGGCCGAGGAACCGCGCTACGAGGAGCTGAACAAGTTCTCGCCGAGCTTCGACTTTCCCATGGGCAAGAGCTACTACGTGGCGATGAAGCTGCCCAGCTCCCAGCGCGTCTACGGTCTGCGCGTGCGCAGCTTCGCCAATCACCAGGTGGTCTACCCGTCGCTGCTGTTCCTCGACGAGCAGAAACGCCCGACTCGACTGGTGAGCGATGCGGTGTACAAGCTCAATCCGGAAACCTGGTACCGCTACGCGTTCATCGAGGGAACCATCCCGGTGCGTGCGAACCAGGGCGAGCGCTACGTGCTGTTGCTGACTACCGACGAGGACCGCAGCCTGCAGACTCTGGATAACAAACCGTACAAGCGCCCGCTGGAGAACCTGGCGGTGAACGAGGCGGGGATGAAGGTGCGTGAGCACGGCGACCAGGGTGGATTCGAGCTGGCGGTGGTGCGCTGA
- a CDS encoding alpha-L-glutamate ligase-like protein translates to MFGLIKRWKALEAKGIMGINRRNADYVLKYNQRHLYPIVDDKIITKQRAIEAGIHVPEMYGIISTEKEIERLPEIIGERSDFVIKPAQGAGGDGILVIADRFEERYKTVSGRIISHEEIEHQLSSILTGLYSLGGHRDRALIEYRVTPDQIFKSISYEGVPDIRIIVLMGYPVMAMLRLPTRQSNGKANLHQGAIGVGVDLATGLTLRGTWLNNKISKHPDTTNAVDGVQLPNWDGFMKLAAGCYELCGLGYIGVDMVLDQDKGPLILELNARPGLNIQIANDCGLTLRTHAVEAHIAELEAKGVKETVEERVRFSQQLFGHVHPKEV, encoded by the coding sequence ATGTTCGGCCTGATCAAGCGATGGAAAGCCCTGGAAGCCAAAGGCATCATGGGCATCAACCGACGCAACGCGGACTACGTGCTCAAGTACAACCAGCGGCACTTGTACCCGATCGTCGATGACAAGATCATCACCAAGCAGCGCGCCATCGAAGCGGGCATCCACGTACCGGAAATGTACGGGATCATCTCCACCGAGAAGGAGATCGAACGCCTGCCGGAAATCATCGGCGAGCGCAGCGACTTCGTGATCAAGCCGGCGCAGGGCGCCGGCGGCGACGGCATCCTGGTGATCGCCGACCGCTTCGAGGAACGCTACAAGACGGTCTCCGGGCGAATCATCAGCCATGAGGAAATCGAGCATCAGCTCTCCAGCATCCTCACCGGCTTGTACTCCCTGGGCGGCCACCGCGACCGCGCGCTGATCGAGTACCGGGTGACCCCGGACCAGATCTTCAAGAGCATCAGCTACGAAGGCGTGCCGGACATCCGCATCATCGTCCTGATGGGCTACCCGGTGATGGCGATGCTGCGCCTGCCGACCCGCCAGTCCAACGGCAAGGCCAACCTGCACCAGGGCGCCATCGGCGTGGGTGTAGACCTGGCCACCGGCCTGACCCTGCGCGGCACCTGGCTGAACAACAAGATCAGCAAGCACCCGGACACCACCAATGCGGTGGACGGCGTGCAGTTGCCGAACTGGGACGGCTTCATGAAGCTCGCCGCCGGCTGCTACGAGCTGTGCGGCCTGGGCTACATCGGCGTGGACATGGTGCTGGACCAGGACAAGGGCCCGCTGATCCTCGAGCTCAACGCCCGCCCCGGCCTGAACATCCAGATCGCCAACGACTGCGGCCTGACCCTGCGCACCCATGCCGTCGAGGCGCATATCGCCGAGCTGGAAGCCAAGGGCGTGAAGGAGACCGTGGAGGAGCGCGTGCGCTTCTCCCAGCAGCTGTTCGGCCATGTTCATCCGAAGGAAGTCTGA
- a CDS encoding outer membrane protein transport protein, whose product MTMRISPLAVAMAGVGFGWATLANAQLANDLTIGNPKAMAMANAVTADSTGIDAVHYNPAALTKLKGRQTQIKLITGVMDIRAGFKAPPDYGSAAFGLDDDPVAGQNSRTLTPTMYLPGLGGMTDMPLLVAPLAGLSINPPGSKFTFATNVYAPQALGYSRDSDSDPARYEGRRVSLQRITYFSPSVGYEVNDTLSAGLSIGFSHQAMALDTDFRNPGLLTGLLQTLHDTTCVPGAQEIVELVFNVCGGRIGPYDSLANLKLDMQQTLSPSFNLGVLWEPYDWFAWGATYQSESRMHLKGKYRVDYTKDWQGFWSGMQSSVFGAFLSPLFPYGNAEEEHGVATLNMVNPDSFSTGIKVRPFDKWQFNFDLKWTDYSDWNKLEIEFDKELDLLRIAKNFAPNGATDHSIILDRGYQDTWSYAMGMQYDVNDRLQLRAGYEYRPSAIPKDKADALVPIGDANLYGLGLGYQWDKDTVIDLGFNYFVSKQSIKAGTSCNLNCTGIDNLVYNPYAGLDVSTTVKAYVFAMTYRTTF is encoded by the coding sequence ATGACTATGCGCATTTCGCCCCTCGCGGTGGCGATGGCAGGGGTAGGGTTTGGCTGGGCGACGCTCGCCAACGCCCAGTTGGCCAACGACCTGACCATCGGCAACCCCAAGGCCATGGCCATGGCCAACGCGGTCACGGCCGACTCCACCGGCATCGATGCGGTGCACTACAACCCCGCCGCCCTGACCAAGCTCAAGGGCCGCCAGACCCAGATCAAGCTGATCACCGGGGTCATGGATATCCGCGCCGGTTTCAAGGCGCCGCCGGACTATGGCTCCGCCGCATTCGGCCTGGACGACGATCCGGTCGCCGGGCAGAACAGCCGTACCCTGACCCCGACCATGTACCTGCCGGGCCTCGGCGGCATGACCGACATGCCCCTGCTGGTGGCGCCGCTCGCGGGGCTTTCAATCAACCCGCCGGGCTCCAAGTTCACCTTCGCCACCAACGTCTACGCGCCCCAGGCGCTGGGCTATTCGCGCGACTCCGACAGCGACCCGGCGCGCTACGAAGGCCGTCGCGTCTCGCTGCAACGCATCACCTACTTCTCGCCCTCGGTGGGCTATGAGGTCAACGACACGCTGTCGGCGGGCCTGTCGATCGGCTTCTCGCACCAGGCCATGGCCCTGGATACCGACTTCCGCAACCCCGGCCTGCTCACCGGCCTGCTGCAGACCCTGCACGACACCACCTGCGTGCCGGGCGCGCAGGAGATCGTCGAGCTGGTATTCAACGTCTGCGGTGGCCGCATTGGCCCCTACGATTCGCTGGCCAACCTCAAGCTGGACATGCAGCAGACCCTGTCACCCAGCTTCAACCTGGGGGTGCTCTGGGAGCCCTACGACTGGTTCGCCTGGGGCGCGACCTACCAGAGCGAGTCACGCATGCACCTCAAGGGCAAATACCGCGTTGACTACACCAAGGACTGGCAGGGCTTCTGGTCCGGCATGCAGAGCTCGGTGTTCGGCGCCTTCCTCAGCCCGCTGTTCCCCTATGGCAATGCCGAGGAAGAGCACGGCGTGGCGACGCTGAACATGGTCAACCCGGACAGCTTCTCCACCGGCATCAAGGTGCGTCCGTTCGACAAGTGGCAGTTCAACTTCGACCTGAAGTGGACCGACTACAGCGACTGGAACAAGCTGGAAATCGAGTTCGACAAGGAGCTTGACCTGCTGCGTATCGCCAAGAACTTCGCACCCAACGGTGCCACCGACCACAGCATCATCCTCGACCGCGGCTACCAGGACACCTGGAGCTACGCCATGGGGATGCAGTACGACGTTAATGACCGCCTGCAACTGCGCGCCGGCTATGAATATCGCCCCTCGGCGATTCCCAAGGACAAGGCCGACGCGCTGGTGCCCATCGGCGATGCCAACCTCTACGGCCTGGGCCTGGGCTACCAGTGGGACAAGGACACGGTGATCGACCTGGGCTTCAACTACTTCGTCTCCAAGCAGAGCATCAAGGCGGGCACCAGCTGCAACCTGAACTGCACCGGCATCGACAACCTGGTCTACAACCCTTATGCCGGGCTCGATGTCAGCACCACGGTGAAGGCCTACGTCTTTGCCATGACTTACCGCACCACCTTCTGA
- a CDS encoding helix-turn-helix transcriptional regulator, giving the protein MTTLTTLPQQPMPLLRTKLFPPRTDSDSLLPRRALIDRLYANRQQRVLILSAPAGFGKSTILSLFRQRLMQSGARVAWMSCDEGDSEPQRLVQYLVASIRSVEADFGTNTSNLLQSDMTLPLEGIIDAFLSDLSRLDGPLYLFLDDFHQIRHPALAHGARYLIEHLPDNIRLVTSTRYRPRFLVDEPGLAPWAFCLSGDDLRLTREETDTFLTELKGLALSDSELKLLHKRTEGWITALHLAALALARNPDRVALLKGLSGTERDLADYLAEDVLRSLPEPLQQFLDQTSVLDEFCAELCNALTGRRDGLDMLMRLQNEQLFIIPLDDQREWFRYHHLFAEFLQGRLARNSDPTPLLHAAARWCESRDMADRAIKYALRARDYAFAADLLERQGAKLIAGNRVYGILGMLGSIPAEVIREHPVFQIFYAWQLAFEQKFAEAEALIEELSVRLLQGQGKVRHFGMAELLAVAQVLKALVLLYQDKLEACLKVARQWLALVPGNQPVFRASLSCIQAAAYALLGDYAEAANAIGVARDCLRMADSEYLQVVVSMIEALICKERGELERGRTIAESARSRVERVFGRRSRVGGPLSLAYADLLYEQDRHAAILAELPLATTWRDVATPVELISRGQLVMARARFFAGEAEQGLAQLDEWLVGLQSPGYERVHALAMSCKVQLLLWMRRPNEAERVCLQLARHLSGLNAERYADAHSALVMAEARLALSERHAERAQQRLESCLAGFTSPYQRDRRLRLSLLLSVAYWQKGNSEKAFALFAPTLEEAWNLGYRRLFQDDALWLLPLWEAWKVAEPKRASAWQGVAEMLREQCRRLSVDPESFDENQDVSHREREILRLVAAGLSNRDIAQAVHLSEATIKWHLHNLFAKLGVRSRTQAVLKGKSLGLLSEA; this is encoded by the coding sequence ATGACGACCCTGACCACACTGCCGCAGCAGCCCATGCCGCTGCTGCGCACCAAGCTGTTCCCGCCGCGCACCGACAGCGATTCACTGCTGCCGCGTCGCGCGCTGATCGATCGCCTGTATGCCAATCGCCAGCAGCGCGTGCTGATCCTCAGTGCACCGGCCGGCTTCGGCAAGAGCACCATTCTCAGCCTGTTCCGCCAGCGCCTGATGCAGAGCGGGGCACGGGTCGCCTGGATGTCCTGTGACGAGGGTGACAGCGAGCCGCAGCGACTGGTGCAGTACCTGGTGGCGAGCATTCGCAGCGTCGAGGCGGACTTCGGCACCAACACCTCGAACCTGCTGCAGTCGGACATGACCCTGCCGCTGGAAGGCATCATCGACGCCTTCCTCTCGGATCTCAGCCGCCTCGACGGGCCGCTGTACCTGTTCCTCGACGACTTCCACCAGATTCGCCACCCGGCCCTGGCCCACGGCGCGCGCTACCTGATCGAGCACCTGCCGGACAACATCCGCCTGGTCACCAGCACCCGTTATCGTCCGCGCTTCCTGGTGGACGAGCCGGGCCTGGCGCCCTGGGCCTTCTGCCTGAGCGGTGACGACCTGCGCCTGACCCGCGAGGAAACCGACACCTTCCTCACCGAACTCAAGGGCCTGGCGCTGAGCGACAGCGAGCTCAAGCTGCTGCACAAGCGCACCGAAGGCTGGATCACCGCGCTGCACCTCGCGGCGCTGGCGCTGGCGCGCAATCCGGATCGAGTTGCGCTGCTCAAGGGGCTTTCCGGCACCGAGCGCGACCTTGCCGATTACCTTGCCGAGGACGTGCTGCGCAGCCTGCCCGAACCGCTGCAGCAGTTCCTCGACCAGACCTCGGTGCTCGACGAGTTCTGCGCCGAACTGTGCAATGCCCTCACCGGGCGCCGCGATGGCCTGGACATGCTGATGCGGCTGCAGAACGAGCAGTTGTTCATCATTCCGCTGGACGACCAGCGTGAGTGGTTCCGTTATCACCATCTGTTCGCCGAATTCCTCCAGGGCCGCCTGGCGCGCAACTCCGACCCGACGCCGCTGCTGCACGCCGCGGCGCGCTGGTGCGAGAGTCGCGACATGGCCGACCGCGCGATCAAGTACGCCCTGCGCGCCCGTGACTATGCGTTTGCCGCCGACCTGCTGGAGCGCCAGGGCGCCAAGCTGATCGCCGGCAATCGCGTCTACGGCATCCTCGGCATGCTCGGCAGCATTCCCGCCGAGGTGATTCGTGAGCACCCGGTGTTCCAGATCTTCTACGCCTGGCAGCTGGCCTTCGAGCAGAAGTTCGCCGAGGCCGAGGCGTTGATCGAGGAGCTCAGCGTCCGGCTGCTGCAGGGTCAGGGCAAGGTGCGCCACTTCGGCATGGCCGAGTTGCTCGCCGTGGCCCAGGTGCTGAAGGCGCTTGTGCTGCTCTACCAGGACAAACTCGAAGCCTGCCTGAAGGTGGCGCGCCAGTGGCTGGCGCTGGTGCCGGGCAATCAGCCGGTGTTTCGCGCCAGCCTGTCGTGCATTCAGGCGGCGGCCTATGCCCTGCTGGGTGACTATGCCGAGGCGGCCAACGCCATCGGTGTTGCCCGCGACTGTCTGCGCATGGCCGATAGCGAATACCTGCAGGTGGTGGTCAGCATGATCGAAGCGCTGATCTGCAAGGAGCGCGGCGAACTGGAGCGCGGCCGGACCATTGCGGAAAGCGCGCGCAGCCGCGTGGAACGGGTCTTCGGCCGGCGCAGCCGGGTCGGCGGACCGCTGTCCCTGGCCTATGCCGATCTGCTGTACGAGCAGGATCGCCACGCCGCGATCCTCGCCGAATTGCCGCTTGCCACCACCTGGCGCGATGTCGCCACGCCGGTGGAGCTGATCAGCCGTGGTCAGCTGGTGATGGCCCGGGCGCGTTTCTTCGCCGGTGAAGCCGAACAGGGGCTGGCCCAGCTCGACGAATGGCTGGTTGGCCTGCAGTCGCCGGGCTACGAGCGGGTGCATGCGTTGGCCATGAGCTGCAAGGTGCAACTGCTGCTGTGGATGCGCCGGCCGAACGAGGCCGAGCGGGTGTGCCTGCAGTTGGCGCGGCATCTCTCCGGGCTCAACGCCGAGCGCTATGCCGACGCCCACTCCGCACTGGTGATGGCGGAGGCGCGCCTGGCACTGTCCGAGCGCCACGCCGAGCGTGCCCAGCAGCGTCTGGAATCGTGCCTGGCGGGCTTTACCTCGCCTTACCAGCGCGACCGGCGGCTGCGTCTTTCGCTGTTACTTTCTGTGGCGTATTGGCAGAAAGGTAACAGCGAAAAAGCCTTCGCTTTGTTCGCTCCCACCCTGGAAGAAGCCTGGAACTTGGGCTACCGGCGCCTGTTCCAGGACGATGCGCTGTGGCTGCTGCCGCTCTGGGAGGCCTGGAAGGTGGCGGAACCCAAGCGTGCCTCGGCCTGGCAGGGGGTAGCGGAAATGCTCCGAGAGCAGTGCCGCAGACTGTCTGTCGATCCAGAAAGTTTCGATGAAAATCAAGATGTTAGCCATCGCGAGCGGGAGATCCTGCGACTCGTCGCGGCGGGCTTGTCGAACCGGGATATCGCCCAGGCGGTGCACCTTTCGGAGGCCACCATCAAGTGGCATCTGCACAACCTGTTCGCCAAGCTCGGCGTGCGCAGTCGGACCCAGGCGGTTCTCAAGGGGAAGAGTCTGGGATTGCTGAGCGAAGCTTGA
- a CDS encoding C39 family peptidase, protein MFEILLGSLLGLFGFTQAVDTKPQQQGTVNISQPLTPNGPFRESVQLEPMSQVQFRNVIRQAYDYSCGSAALTTLLDYYLGRNLEERQVMEGLIKYGEADKIVQRRGFSLLDMKRYAAALGYKSGGFRAEFSDLDSLEHPALVPIHYAGFKHFVVVRDVYNDHVFVADPALGNISFTRARFEEIWDQNVLFVIYPSGQEPKNALELREADLRLVDDRTVSLLAFREFPEMSKLTQNQIGEAATKGDVQYIRRK, encoded by the coding sequence ATGTTCGAGATTCTGCTGGGAAGCCTGCTGGGTCTGTTCGGTTTTACCCAGGCGGTGGATACCAAGCCGCAGCAGCAGGGCACAGTGAATATCTCGCAGCCGCTCACGCCCAACGGACCGTTCCGCGAGTCGGTGCAACTCGAACCGATGAGCCAGGTGCAGTTCCGCAACGTTATCCGCCAGGCCTATGACTACAGCTGCGGCTCGGCGGCGCTGACCACGCTGCTGGACTACTACCTGGGTCGCAACCTGGAAGAGCGTCAGGTCATGGAAGGCCTGATCAAGTACGGCGAGGCCGACAAGATCGTCCAGCGCCGTGGGTTCTCGCTTCTGGACATGAAGCGTTATGCCGCCGCACTCGGCTACAAGAGTGGCGGCTTCCGTGCCGAGTTCTCCGACCTGGACTCGCTCGAACACCCGGCGTTGGTGCCGATCCACTATGCCGGCTTCAAGCATTTCGTCGTGGTCCGCGACGTCTACAACGACCACGTTTTCGTTGCCGATCCTGCCTTGGGCAACATCAGTTTCACCCGCGCCCGCTTCGAGGAAATCTGGGACCAGAACGTACTCTTCGTCATCTACCCCAGCGGCCAGGAGCCGAAAAACGCCCTGGAGCTGCGCGAGGCCGACCTGCGCCTGGTGGACGACCGGACCGTCAGCCTGCTGGCATTCCGCGAGTTCCCGGAGATGAGCAAGCTCACCCAGAACCAGATTGGCGAAGCCGCCACGAAGGGGGATGTCCAGTACATCCGGCGCAAGTGA
- a CDS encoding transporter: protein MDFKGFACVAALALLASTSAIAEEATTEDARDALAKKDTDADSAKALEQVFQAAEKSYTLLKKGERQLTYGFDYTLMRDTRLQAVRSGENVYSVLAQSEAQHTFTNSFTFDYGIWDNLTFSMRLPFVAKYDTERDIHAYSLGDISATMRWQPWAARRGRPVTTLYATLGLPTGDSPYKGNVQDDVSTGAGYYSLGAGANMSYVIDPVVLYGSLGYTYNMKVDDIHQNQFGEELEKVVPGDTLNFAMGMAYALSYDVSLATSYQMAYSFKNKYYFNDRTVEAPEQTSAIMNFSLGLRTSPDYIVNVNAGFGLTEDSPDVLLGVSLPLDIQGLKAQ, encoded by the coding sequence ATGGATTTCAAGGGGTTTGCGTGCGTTGCCGCTCTGGCCTTGCTGGCGAGTACCAGCGCCATCGCCGAAGAAGCGACAACCGAGGACGCGCGTGACGCGCTGGCCAAGAAGGACACCGACGCCGACAGCGCCAAGGCGCTGGAACAGGTGTTCCAGGCCGCCGAGAAGAGCTACACCCTGCTCAAGAAGGGTGAGCGCCAGCTGACCTACGGCTTCGACTACACCCTGATGCGCGACACGCGCCTGCAGGCCGTGCGCAGTGGCGAGAACGTCTACAGCGTGCTGGCCCAGAGCGAGGCGCAGCACACCTTCACCAACTCCTTCACCTTCGACTACGGCATCTGGGACAACCTGACCTTCAGCATGCGCCTGCCGTTCGTGGCCAAGTACGACACCGAGCGCGACATCCATGCCTACAGCCTGGGTGACATTTCCGCGACGATGCGTTGGCAGCCCTGGGCCGCGCGCCGTGGCCGGCCGGTCACCACGCTCTACGCAACCCTCGGCCTGCCCACCGGTGATAGCCCCTACAAGGGCAACGTGCAGGACGACGTTTCCACCGGCGCTGGTTACTACAGCCTCGGTGCCGGGGCCAACATGTCCTACGTGATCGACCCGGTCGTGCTCTACGGCTCGCTGGGTTACACCTACAACATGAAGGTCGACGACATCCACCAGAACCAGTTCGGCGAAGAGCTGGAGAAGGTGGTGCCGGGCGATACGCTTAACTTCGCCATGGGCATGGCGTACGCGCTGTCCTACGACGTTTCCTTGGCCACCTCTTACCAGATGGCCTACTCGTTCAAGAACAAGTACTACTTCAACGACCGCACGGTCGAGGCGCCCGAGCAGACCAGCGCGATCATGAACTTCTCGCTCGGCCTGCGAACATCGCCGGACTACATCGTCAACGTGAACGCCGGTTTCGGTCTGACCGAAGACTCGCCGGATGTACTGCTGGGGGTTTCCCTTCCCCTGGATATCCAAGGCCTCAAAGCCCAGTAA
- a CDS encoding inactive transglutaminase family protein, giving the protein MRSLTLHLKVLIAILLTLGVAITAYQIFVLGIPMTEAETDDLWNIDAKVEFVATPKTPVKVQMFVPPLTQDYVSLNESFVSNNYGVGINRSDGNRKVTWSSRRASGQQTLYYRLVLTKRYAGASGEKAKEKGPIFRDSLPLEGPDKIAAEALIAPIRQHSADVETFVSEAIKRANNLNDDNVKLLLAGDTSLDKRSHVVETLLAVAHVPLERVHTIRLVANQPQQPELWLRSYNGKEWLYFNPETGERGLPNDRLIWWLGDESLLSIEGGKKATVNFSLNSSEMNAIRLAKLSDENTDAAFLEYSLYGLPLSTQQTFQIMIMIPFGVLVILILRNLIGLQTLGTFTPVLIALAFRETGLQWGIGLFTVITALGLSLRSYLEHLKLQMLPRLSVVLTFVVVMIAAISLLSHKLGFESGLSVALFPMVILTMSIERLSITWEERGAAHAMKAAIGTLFAAALAHILMRVPELVYFVFTFPAVLLILVSFMLAMGRYRGYRLTELFRFKAFLKD; this is encoded by the coding sequence ATGCGCTCTCTTACCCTGCATCTGAAGGTCCTGATCGCCATCCTGCTGACGCTGGGCGTCGCGATCACTGCCTACCAGATCTTCGTCCTCGGCATTCCCATGACCGAGGCCGAGACCGACGACCTGTGGAACATCGACGCCAAAGTCGAGTTCGTCGCCACGCCGAAGACCCCGGTGAAGGTGCAGATGTTCGTGCCGCCGCTGACCCAGGATTACGTCAGCCTCAACGAGAGCTTTGTCTCCAACAACTACGGTGTGGGCATCAACCGCTCGGACGGCAACCGCAAGGTAACCTGGTCCTCGCGTCGCGCCAGCGGCCAGCAGACTCTCTACTACCGCCTGGTGCTGACCAAGCGCTATGCCGGCGCCAGCGGCGAGAAAGCCAAGGAGAAAGGCCCGATCTTCCGCGACAGCCTGCCGCTGGAAGGCCCGGACAAGATCGCCGCCGAAGCGCTGATCGCGCCCATCCGCCAGCACTCGGCGGACGTCGAGACCTTCGTCAGCGAAGCCATCAAGCGCGCCAACAACCTCAATGACGACAACGTGAAGCTGCTGCTGGCCGGCGATACCAGCCTGGACAAGCGCTCCCACGTGGTCGAGACCCTGCTCGCCGTGGCCCACGTGCCGCTGGAGCGCGTGCACACCATCCGCCTGGTCGCCAACCAGCCGCAACAGCCCGAGCTCTGGCTGCGCAGCTACAACGGCAAGGAGTGGCTGTACTTCAACCCGGAAACCGGCGAACGTGGCCTGCCCAACGACCGCCTGATCTGGTGGCTGGGTGACGAGAGCCTGCTGTCCATCGAAGGCGGCAAGAAAGCGACGGTCAACTTCAGCCTGAACAGCAGCGAGATGAACGCCATCCGCCTGGCCAAGCTGTCGGACGAGAACACCGATGCAGCCTTCCTCGAGTACTCGCTGTACGGCCTGCCGCTGTCCACCCAGCAGACCTTCCAGATCATGATCATGATCCCGTTCGGCGTGCTGGTGATCCTGATCCTGCGCAACCTGATCGGCCTGCAGACCCTGGGCACCTTCACCCCGGTGCTGATCGCCCTGGCCTTCCGCGAGACCGGCCTGCAGTGGGGTATTGGCCTGTTCACGGTGATCACCGCGCTGGGCCTGTCGCTGCGCTCCTACCTGGAACACCTGAAGTTGCAGATGCTGCCGCGCCTATCGGTGGTGCTGACCTTCGTGGTGGTGATGATCGCCGCCATCAGCCTGCTCAGCCACAAGCTCGGCTTCGAGAGCGGCCTGTCGGTCGCCCTGTTCCCGATGGTGATCCTGACCATGAGCATCGAACGCCTGTCGATCACCTGGGAAGAGCGCGGCGCCGCCCACGCCATGAAGGCTGCCATCGGCACCCTGTTCGCTGCCGCCCTGGCGCACATCCTGATGCGCGTACCGGAACTGGTGTACTTCGTGTTCACCTTCCCGGCCGTGCTGCTGATTCTGGTGTCGTTCATGCTGGCGATGGGCCGCTACCGCGGTTACCGCCTGACCGAACTGTTCCGCTTCAAAGCCTTCCTCAAGGACTAA
- a CDS encoding DUF6160 family protein gives MKIKQLVLASAVLAAPFLAHADMKSMDDAALSGITGQDGISISGTFNASIGAVTYKDADAGGGSLVLQGIHLPSVTIADNAPMTVDVVTTNITPSGGGTAVATQQLAIGLPTVTGDVTIDAVKVGTTGASIGSLTVSNLNLAGSTVKVWGH, from the coding sequence ATGAAAATCAAGCAACTGGTTCTTGCAAGCGCAGTTCTGGCCGCTCCGTTCCTGGCACATGCCGACATGAAATCCATGGATGACGCTGCACTGTCCGGTATCACCGGCCAGGATGGCATCAGCATTTCCGGTACCTTCAACGCCTCCATCGGCGCCGTCACCTACAAGGACGCCGATGCCGGCGGCGGTTCCCTGGTCCTGCAGGGTATCCACCTGCCGAGCGTGACCATCGCCGACAACGCCCCGATGACTGTCGACGTGGTGACCACCAACATCACCCCGTCCGGTGGCGGCACCGCTGTTGCAACCCAGCAGCTCGCCATCGGTCTGCCCACCGTGACCGGCGACGTTACCATCGACGCCGTCAAGGTTGGCACCACTGGAGCCAGCATTGGCTCGCTGACCGTTTCCAACCTGAACCTGGCCGGTTCGACCGTGAAGGTCTGGGGTCACTGA